A single Microtus ochrogaster isolate Prairie Vole_2 unplaced genomic scaffold, MicOch1.0 UNK6, whole genome shotgun sequence DNA region contains:
- the Nkx1-1 gene encoding NK1 transcription factor-related protein 1 yields MSTSGPAAPGDVPALQPPPPGPGSGPAPPASAATARDAMDGRAELPIFPRAGVPPLAASDTVPAVPEGAGAALAAAPPRPTSFSVLDILDPNKFNSRRRRCVLLGPVVPATCAPCAPAAACVPVPAASGRSPRAELERRTLSAATGVAAAAGAEPASAGDSYRADETEANGYSSGSGRSPTADSEDEAPEDEDEDEAPEVQDAHGTEEARGGSGGLGVRGSGCPGAAEVEASPVDEAAATGPRGNSPGAPGPPATAPGAGGAGSTPQGAAVATKPKRKRTGSDSKSGKPRRARTAFTYEQLVALENKFKATRYLSVCERLNLALSLSLTETQVKIWFQNRRTKWKKQNPGADTSAPTGGGGGPGPGAGPGAGLPGGLSPLSPSPPMGAPLALHGPAGYPAHSPGGLVCAAQLPFLSSPAVLSPFVLGSQTYGAPAFYAPHL; encoded by the exons ATGAGTACCAGCGGCCCGGCGGCACCTGGGGACGTCCCCGCGCTGCAGCCGCCACCGCCCGGGCCCGGCTCGGGGCCCGCACCTCCCGCTTCTGCGGCTACTGCTCGGGACGCTATGGACGGACGAGCTGAGCTGCCCATCTTCCCCCGGGCTGGAGTCCCACCGCTTGCGGCCAGCGACACTGTGCCCGCGGTGCCAGAGGGGGCTGGAGCGGCTCTGGCAGCCGCACCCCCGCGCCCCActtccttctcagtgctggacATCCTAGATCCCAACAAGTTCAACAGCAGGAGACGCCGGTGCGTGCTACTGGGCCCTGTGGTGCCCGCTACGTGTGCCCCTTGCGCCCCAGCGGCCGCGTGCGTCCCTGTCCCCGCTGCCTCCGGACGCTCTCCGCGCGCAGAGCTGGAACGCCGAACCCTTTCCGCTGCCACAGGAGTTGCAGCGGCCGCGGGAGCCGAACCTGCAA GTGCTGGGGACTCTTACAGGGCGGACGAGACCGAGGCCAACGGCTACAGCAGTGGCAGTGGCCGCAGCCCGACCGCGGACAGCGAAGATGAAGCGcccgaggacgaggacgaggacgaggcgCCGGAGGTGCAGGATGCTCACGGCACGGAGGAGGCGCGGGGAGGCAGCGGCGGCCTCGGGGTCCGCGGGTCGGGCTGCCCCGGAGCGGCCGAGGTCGAGGCTTCCCCCGTGGACGAGGCCGCAGCCACAGGGCCCCGTGGGAACTCGCCCGGAGCCCCGGGTCCGCCTGCAACAGCTCCGGGAGCAGGGGGCGCGGGGAGCACCCCGCAGGGCGCGGCCGTGGCCACCAAGCCCAAGCGGAAACGCACAGGCTCGGACTCCAAGTCCGGGAAGCCGCGGCGCGCGCGTACCGCCTTCACCTACGAGCAGCTCGTGGCGCTGGAGAACAAGTTTAAGGCCACTCGCTACCTGTCGGTGTGCGAGCGCCTCAACCTGGCGCTGTCGCTGAGCCTCACCGAGACGCAGGTGAAGATCTGGTTCCAAAACCGCAGAACCAAGTGGAAGAAGCAAAACCCAGGCGCCGACACAAGCGCGCCGACCGGCGGCGGCGGGGGCCCCGGCCCAGGAGCGGGGCCCGGCGCCGGGCTGCCCGGTGGCCTCAGCCCGCTCAGCCCCTCGCCGCCCATGGGCGCGCCGCTCGCCTTGCACGGCCCGGCCGGATACCCGGCTCACAGTCCGGGAGGGCTGGTGTGCGCCGCGCAGCTGCCCTTCCTGTCCAGCCCCGCGGTGCTCTCGCCCTTCGTGCTCGGGTCGCAGACGTATGGCGCGCCCGCCTTCTACGCGCCGCACCTCTGA